A genomic segment from Lemur catta isolate mLemCat1 chromosome 9, mLemCat1.pri, whole genome shotgun sequence encodes:
- the SNAI2 gene encoding zinc finger protein SNAI2, with translation MPRSFLVKKHFNASKKPNYSELDTHTVIISPYLYESYPMPVIPQPEILSSGAYSPITVWTATAPFHSPLPSGLSPLSGYPSSLGRVSPPPPSDTSSKDHSGSESPISDEEERLQSKLSDPHAIEAEKFQCNLCNKTYSTFSGLAKHKQLHCDAQSRKSFSCKYCDKEYVSLGALKMHIRTHTLPCVCKICGKAFSRPWLLQGHIRTHTGEKPFSCPHCNRAFADRSNLRAHLQTHSDVKKYQCKNCSKTFSRMSLLHKHEESGCCVAH, from the exons ATGCCGCGCTCCTTCCTGGTCAAGAAGCATTTCAACGCCTCCAAAAAGCCGAACTACAGCGAActggacacacacacag tgaTTATTTCCCCATATCTCTATGAGAGTTACCCCATGCCTGTCATCCCACAACCAGAGATCCTCAGCTCAGGAGCCTACAGCCCCATTACCGTGTGGACTGCGACGGCTCCGTTCCACTCCCCACTGCCCAgtggcctctctcctctctcGGGATACCCTTCATCCTTGGGGCGAGTGAGTCCCCCTCCTCCATCTGACACCTCATCCAAGGACCACAGTGGCTCAGAAAGCCCCATTAGTGACGAAGAGGAAAGACTACAATCCAAGCTTTCAGATCCCCATGCCATTGAAGCTGAAAAGTTTCAGTGCAACCTATGCAATAAGACCTATTCAACTTTTTCTGGGCTTGCCAAACATAAGCAGCTGCACTGCGATGCCCAGTCTAGGAAATCTTTCAGCTGTAAATACTGTGACAAGGAATATGTGAGCCTGGGTGCCCTGAAGATGCACATTCGGACCCACACATTACCTTGTGTCTGCAAGATCTGCGGAAAGGCATTTTCCAGACCCTGGTTGCTTCAAGGACATATTAGAACTCATACTG ggGAGAAGCCTTTTTCTTGCCCCCACTGCAACAGAGCATTTGCAGACAGGTCAAACCTGAGGGCTCATCTGCAGACCCACTCTGATGTAAAGAAATACCAGTGCAAAAACTGCTCCAAAACCTTCTCCAGAATGTCTCTTCTGCACAAACATGAGGAATCTGGCTGCTGTGTAGCACATTGA